A section of the Pseudanabaena mucicola str. Chao 1806 genome encodes:
- a CDS encoding photosystem II reaction center protein J gives MFKDGRIPLWLVATVAGTGVLVVVGLFFYGSYVGLGSAT, from the coding sequence ATGTTTAAAGATGGACGCATTCCACTTTGGTTAGTAGCTACTGTTGCTGGTACTGGTGTACTAGTTGTTGTAGGTCTATTCTTTTATGGTTCCTACGTTGGTTTAGGATCTGCAACCTAA
- a CDS encoding XisI protein has protein sequence MDKLNLYREIVKRLIKEYAHDDYRRNGVDRELVFDVEHDHYQIINVSWENDHRIYGCILHFDIKQGKIWLQYNGTEIDFAEELVNQGVLKQDIVIGFYSTFMRKFTEYAVS, from the coding sequence ATGGATAAATTAAACCTATACCGAGAAATTGTGAAACGATTAATCAAAGAATATGCCCATGATGACTATAGAAGAAATGGTGTCGATCGCGAACTAGTTTTTGATGTAGAGCATGATCATTACCAAATTATTAATGTTAGCTGGGAGAACGATCATCGTATTTATGGTTGCATCCTGCACTTCGATATTAAACAAGGTAAAATCTGGTTGCAATACAACGGTACGGAAATCGATTTTGCTGAAGAATTAGTGAATCAAGGCGTACTAAAGCAAGATATTGTCATCGGTTTTTATTCTACTTTCATGCGTAAATTTACGGAGTATGCCGTAAGTTGA
- a CDS encoding RNA pyrophosphohydrolase, whose amino-acid sequence MKPEKSYRPNVGLIVFNRKGEVLVGERLGVPDSWQFPQGGIDEGEDPQVAALRELYEEVGIDNAELAYVHPEWLYYDFPPSLKLTGKWANYCGQRQRWYAFYWDHPASDCKLDVHDREFRVVQFMEIEQTLDSIVRFKREVYQQIVKIFTPVIHDYIGKLQ is encoded by the coding sequence ATGAAACCTGAAAAATCTTATCGCCCAAATGTCGGGCTGATCGTTTTTAATCGCAAGGGAGAAGTGCTAGTTGGTGAGCGTCTGGGCGTGCCTGATTCATGGCAATTCCCACAGGGTGGCATTGATGAGGGCGAAGATCCACAGGTAGCAGCTCTACGGGAGCTTTATGAAGAGGTTGGTATTGATAATGCTGAGCTTGCCTATGTTCATCCTGAATGGCTATATTACGATTTTCCACCTTCGCTGAAGTTAACAGGCAAATGGGCAAATTATTGCGGACAAAGACAGCGTTGGTATGCTTTTTACTGGGATCATCCTGCCTCTGACTGCAAGCTCGATGTCCATGATCGCGAATTTCGGGTAGTGCAGTTTATGGAGATCGAGCAAACTCTTGACTCCATAGTTAGGTTTAAAAGAGAAGTTTATCAGCAGATAGTAAAGATCTTTACACCTGTTATTCACGATTATATTGGTAAATTGCAATAA
- the psbF gene encoding cytochrome b559 subunit beta, with translation MASNNPNQPVQYPVFTFRWLAVHGLGVPTVFFIGAIAAMQFISR, from the coding sequence ATGGCAAGCAATAATCCTAACCAACCCGTTCAATATCCTGTATTCACCTTCCGTTGGCTAGCAGTTCACGGTTTGGGCGTTCCTACCGTGTTTTTTATTGGCGCGATCGCAGCAATGCAATTCATTAGCCGCTAG
- the psbE gene encoding cytochrome b559 subunit alpha gives MAGTTGERPFSDIITSVRYWLIHSLTIPALFLAGWLFVSTGLAYDVFGTPRPNEYYSQERQTAPIVNERYNVDAEISATGK, from the coding sequence ATGGCAGGTACTACTGGAGAGCGCCCATTTTCCGACATTATTACCAGCGTTCGTTATTGGCTAATCCATAGCCTTACCATTCCTGCACTGTTTTTAGCAGGCTGGTTGTTTGTAAGCACAGGTCTGGCATATGACGTATTTGGCACACCCCGCCCTAACGAGTACTACTCTCAAGAACGTCAAACTGCTCCAATTGTGAACGAGCGTTACAATGTTGACGCTGAGATTTCCGCAACTGGGAAATAA
- a CDS encoding element excision factor XisH family protein — MAVEVKRFISGSAISEFHKPLGQFINYRTALSQKEPDRIMYLAFSNTIYETFFILELIQIIIKTQNIKLIIYNPNREEISQWIN, encoded by the coding sequence ATTGCAGTTGAAGTTAAGAGATTTATTAGTGGCTCAGCAATTTCTGAATTTCACAAACCACTAGGGCAATTTATTAACTATCGCACAGCCCTGAGTCAAAAAGAGCCAGATCGCATAATGTATTTAGCTTTTTCCAACACTATTTATGAAACATTTTTTATACTGGAATTAATCCAAATAATTATTAAAACCCAAAACATAAAATTGATTATTTACAACCCAAACAGAGAGGAGATATCTCAATGGATAAATTAA
- a CDS encoding GNAT family N-acetyltransferase, with protein MKIRKIDKNERIEILKGDLYAYSRWTNQDLPRSHLNAINPDDVLAAEIDGKIVAALQCFHFQQSVRGVIKSMGGIGGVWTYPEYRNRGCVKALMKSVFLEMRMQGICVSMLTPFKESFYESLGYAIANSTNEITIPIASLSNYLKLPNQNNWSCDRFPATEVRDILSNFLYENLRSHTIKPHSHGLAITNFTYDQWWHLHRQKLCVVLKREHQPVALAIYGIDSSGNLSMSDRQIEISSIFWTDLTSRDRLFAFFASHRDQIHSLKMPVPLNANVHSWLNNAGKLQSSITEPWMIRIVDIVEALNGLPITCEPFNFAISDPQCSWNESIFRVDSDRGSLAVKRYNSDVQNIAIDFRATITGISALIYGTYTISELVHKQWITKLNPVTFKLLENAFTPCVIYNPFKF; from the coding sequence ATGAAAATTCGCAAGATTGATAAGAATGAACGTATTGAAATACTCAAGGGAGATTTGTATGCCTATTCGCGATGGACTAATCAGGATTTACCGAGATCGCACCTAAACGCAATCAATCCTGATGATGTATTGGCAGCCGAAATCGATGGCAAAATTGTGGCGGCGCTGCAATGTTTCCATTTTCAGCAGTCAGTTCGAGGTGTGATTAAGTCAATGGGGGGCATCGGTGGCGTTTGGACATACCCTGAATACCGCAATCGTGGCTGTGTGAAAGCATTAATGAAAAGTGTCTTTTTAGAAATGCGAATGCAAGGTATTTGTGTGAGTATGCTTACGCCCTTTAAAGAGAGTTTTTATGAATCGCTGGGCTATGCAATCGCCAACTCCACTAATGAAATCACGATTCCGATTGCGTCCTTGAGCAATTACTTAAAACTGCCAAATCAAAATAATTGGTCATGCGATCGCTTTCCCGCTACTGAAGTCAGAGATATTTTGTCTAATTTTCTCTACGAAAATCTGCGCTCGCACACAATAAAGCCCCATAGTCACGGCTTAGCAATTACCAATTTCACCTATGACCAATGGTGGCATTTGCATCGCCAAAAGCTCTGTGTGGTATTAAAGCGCGAGCATCAACCTGTCGCCCTAGCGATTTATGGAATTGATAGCAGTGGCAATTTATCCATGAGCGATCGCCAGATCGAAATTTCATCGATATTTTGGACAGATTTAACATCACGTGATCGCCTATTCGCATTTTTTGCTAGCCATCGCGATCAAATCCATAGCCTGAAAATGCCAGTCCCGCTAAATGCAAATGTACATTCATGGCTCAACAATGCAGGGAAGTTACAATCATCAATAACAGAGCCTTGGATGATCAGGATTGTAGATATTGTTGAGGCTTTGAACGGTTTGCCGATCACCTGTGAGCCATTTAACTTTGCCATTAGCGATCCTCAATGCAGTTGGAATGAGAGTATTTTTCGAGTAGATAGCGATCGCGGTAGCCTCGCAGTCAAACGCTATAACAGTGATGTGCAAAACATAGCGATCGACTTTAGGGCAACGATCACAGGTATATCTGCTTTGATTTATGGCACTTATACTATCTCTGAACTCGTTCATAAACAATGGATTACCAAGCTAAATCCAGTTACTTTCAAATTATTAGAAAACGCCTTTACCCCATGCGTGATTTATAATCCATTTAAGTTCTGA
- a CDS encoding Fur family transcriptional regulator, with amino-acid sequence MKEKLTRSQERVLHLLQHHDHAVSAQDIHSELRNSEKSVGLATVYRSLETLKLQGLIKALTLPNGETVYSVNRADRHHLNCLNCGKSLPIDSCPILDLGNQLAKKHSFQIYYHTLEFFGMCSQCQENSD; translated from the coding sequence ATGAAAGAAAAACTCACTCGTAGTCAAGAACGAGTGCTCCATCTCCTCCAACATCACGATCACGCGGTATCCGCGCAAGATATTCATTCGGAATTACGCAATAGTGAAAAAAGCGTGGGATTAGCGACGGTTTATCGATCGCTAGAAACGCTCAAATTGCAAGGCTTAATTAAGGCTCTCACCTTACCCAATGGCGAAACGGTTTACAGTGTCAACCGTGCTGATCGCCATCATCTTAATTGTCTGAACTGTGGTAAGTCCTTACCGATTGATAGCTGCCCCATACTCGATTTAGGCAATCAACTCGCCAAAAAACATAGCTTTCAGATTTATTATCACACTCTTGAATTTTTTGGTATGTGTAGTCAATGTCAGGAGAATAGTGATTAG
- a CDS encoding photosystem II reaction center protein L: MAPKNPNSQPVELNRTSLFLGLLLIFVTVLLFSSYFFN, translated from the coding sequence ATGGCTCCTAAAAATCCAAATAGCCAACCTGTAGAGTTGAATCGTACTTCTCTCTTCTTGGGACTATTACTCATTTTCGTAACTGTTTTGCTATTTTCCAGCTACTTCTTCAACTAA
- a CDS encoding DJ-1 family glyoxalase III has translation MPTALVPLFEGFEEIEAITIIDVLRRGNIEVVTASLAEQTVMGAHAIAITADQLLDVVDTSQFDAIILAGGAGTFRLRKDHRIASIIRAQAAANKLVAAICAAPTVLSNAGLLRGKQATSFPAVKDQLEVDKYLELPVVVDGNLVTSRGAGTAMAFALKLVAILQGEAIANKLAKDMIV, from the coding sequence ATGCCCACTGCACTTGTCCCACTATTTGAAGGCTTTGAAGAAATCGAGGCGATTACGATTATTGATGTATTGCGTCGTGGCAATATTGAAGTAGTTACGGCTAGCCTCGCTGAGCAGACAGTGATGGGCGCTCACGCGATCGCTATTACCGCCGATCAGCTTCTCGATGTAGTTGATACTAGCCAATTTGATGCGATCATCCTTGCTGGTGGTGCAGGCACTTTCCGCTTGCGTAAAGACCATCGCATCGCATCAATAATCAGAGCACAAGCAGCAGCAAATAAACTCGTTGCGGCAATTTGTGCAGCTCCCACTGTCCTCTCTAATGCGGGGTTACTACGAGGTAAACAAGCTACATCCTTCCCCGCAGTTAAAGATCAACTAGAAGTGGACAAATATCTAGAATTACCTGTGGTAGTTGATGGTAATCTGGTCACCAGTCGTGGCGCAGGAACAGCGATGGCATTTGCCCTCAAATTAGTAGCGATCTTGCAAGGGGAAGCGATCGCCAATAAATTAGCTAAAGACATGATTGTCTAA
- the glgA gene encoding glycogen synthase GlgA: MKILFAAAEVAPLAKVGGMADVVGALPPILRKMGHDVRIIMPYYGVVPDKLKSNPEWIWKGYAMFQEFDVFQTVLPGTDVPLYLLGHGSFIPARIYGGEDEDWRFTMFANAVAEFAWNYWKPNLIHCHDWHTGMIPVWMHQISDIGTVFTIHNLAYQGPWRWYLDRITWTPWYMDAHNTMAAGIKYADRVNTVSPTYAQQICTSGYGEGLEGILSFLRPWGILNGVDTEVENPATDPSIVQNYSVDTIEDRITNKIALQKELGLAVNPSTFLIGMVGRLVEQKGIDLLLQILERYMAYTDAQFVVLGTGERYYESQLWQIAAHYPGRMSAQILFNSALSHRVYAGSDAFLMPSRFEPCGISQLIALRYGSVPIVRRTGGLVDTVSFHDPVNQTGTGFSFDRYEPLDMYTCMVRAWESYRYSDAWRLLQKRGMSCNFSWETSAEKYIQLYRSIPGLYNV, encoded by the coding sequence ATGAAAATTTTATTTGCGGCGGCTGAAGTTGCTCCTCTTGCAAAAGTTGGTGGCATGGCAGACGTAGTGGGCGCACTACCCCCCATTCTCAGAAAGATGGGGCATGATGTGCGAATTATCATGCCTTACTACGGCGTAGTTCCAGACAAGCTCAAGTCAAATCCTGAATGGATCTGGAAAGGCTATGCCATGTTTCAGGAATTTGATGTTTTTCAGACAGTTTTGCCTGGGACAGATGTCCCCCTGTACTTATTGGGGCATGGCTCCTTTATTCCTGCCCGCATTTATGGTGGTGAAGATGAAGATTGGCGATTCACCATGTTTGCTAATGCCGTTGCTGAATTTGCTTGGAACTATTGGAAACCTAACCTCATTCACTGCCATGATTGGCACACAGGTATGATCCCCGTATGGATGCACCAAATCTCAGACATTGGCACTGTATTCACAATTCATAACTTGGCTTATCAAGGTCCTTGGCGTTGGTATCTAGATCGGATTACATGGACTCCTTGGTACATGGATGCTCATAACACTATGGCAGCAGGAATTAAATATGCTGATCGCGTTAATACTGTTTCCCCGACCTATGCCCAGCAAATTTGTACGTCAGGCTATGGCGAAGGATTAGAAGGAATACTTTCTTTTCTCAGACCTTGGGGTATTTTGAATGGCGTGGATACGGAGGTCGAAAATCCCGCGACCGATCCTTCCATAGTCCAAAACTATTCTGTAGATACCATTGAAGACCGCATCACCAATAAAATCGCCTTGCAAAAAGAATTAGGACTAGCCGTTAATCCTAGTACTTTCTTAATTGGCATGGTTGGTCGCTTAGTGGAGCAGAAAGGTATTGACCTATTACTGCAAATCCTAGAGCGTTACATGGCTTATACCGATGCCCAATTTGTGGTTTTAGGTACAGGTGAGCGTTATTACGAATCACAACTCTGGCAAATAGCAGCTCATTACCCTGGACGTATGTCGGCGCAAATTTTATTTAATTCTGCGCTATCTCATCGAGTATACGCAGGGTCGGACGCTTTCTTGATGCCGAGTCGCTTTGAACCCTGTGGCATTAGTCAACTGATTGCTTTACGTTACGGTTCTGTGCCAATTGTGCGGCGTACAGGTGGGCTAGTGGACACTGTTTCCTTCCATGATCCAGTCAATCAGACTGGTACTGGTTTTAGTTTTGATCGGTATGAGCCACTTGATATGTATACCTGTATGGTACGTGCATGGGAAAGCTATCGTTATAGCGATGCTTGGCGCCTGCTACAAAAACGCGGCATGAGTTGTAACTTCAGTTGGGAAACTTCAGCCGAAAAATACATCCAGTTGTATCGTTCCATTCCTGGGCTATACAACGTTTAA
- the sds gene encoding solanesyl diphosphate synthase has translation MSLPTTSVTELFAPVKDDLRTLTDNLKQLVGARHPILYAAAEHLFEVKGKSMRPALVLLASRATMSDRDITARHRRLAEITEMIHTASLVHDDVIDSAEIRRGMPTVNNSFGNRIAVLAGDFLFAQASWYLANLDHLEVVKLLSKVITDFAEGEIRQSLTSFDSSLTFEDYLEKSFYKTASLMAGSVKAAGVLSGVSQVQAEQLFNFGKHFGIAFQVVDDILDFTSSTETLGKPAGSDLKQGNLTAPVLFALEEHPQLRGLIEREFSEVGDLDKALELVYSSEGISRSRELAKSHVKSALTAIEWLPSSAPKQSLIGLTNYVLDRLY, from the coding sequence ATGAGTCTTCCAACTACTTCTGTCACCGAACTTTTTGCACCAGTCAAGGATGACTTGCGTACTCTCACGGATAACCTGAAGCAGTTGGTAGGCGCAAGACATCCTATTCTCTACGCTGCTGCGGAACACCTATTTGAAGTTAAGGGCAAGAGTATGCGCCCTGCCTTAGTCTTATTGGCTTCACGGGCGACAATGAGTGATCGTGATATTACCGCACGCCATCGCCGCCTCGCTGAAATCACTGAAATGATCCATACAGCAAGTTTGGTACATGACGATGTGATCGACTCCGCCGAAATAAGACGCGGGATGCCAACAGTAAACAATAGCTTTGGCAATCGCATTGCTGTACTTGCAGGAGATTTTCTCTTCGCCCAAGCATCTTGGTATTTAGCAAATTTAGATCATCTCGAAGTCGTTAAGCTATTGTCTAAAGTGATTACTGATTTTGCCGAAGGTGAAATTCGTCAGAGTCTGACATCTTTTGATAGTAGCTTGACCTTTGAGGACTATTTAGAAAAGAGTTTTTATAAGACTGCTTCGCTAATGGCAGGTAGTGTCAAGGCGGCAGGGGTATTAAGTGGTGTTAGTCAAGTACAGGCTGAGCAATTATTTAACTTTGGTAAGCATTTTGGCATCGCATTCCAAGTGGTCGATGACATCCTTGATTTCACCAGTTCCACAGAGACTTTGGGTAAACCCGCAGGCTCCGATCTCAAGCAAGGTAATTTGACCGCACCAGTCCTATTTGCCCTAGAGGAGCATCCGCAATTGCGTGGTTTAATCGAGCGTGAGTTTAGTGAAGTGGGTGATCTTGATAAAGCTTTAGAGCTTGTCTACAGCAGTGAAGGCATTTCGCGATCGCGGGAATTAGCTAAGAGCCATGTTAAGTCTGCTTTAACTGCGATCGAGTGGCTGCCATCTTCTGCGCCCAAACAGTCCCTCATTGGCTTAACTAACTACGTTTTAGATCGGTTGTATTAA
- the ilvB gene encoding biosynthetic-type acetolactate synthase large subunit has product MRTTGAFALIDSVRRQGVKHIFGYPGGAILPVYDEIYKAEARGEIQHYLVRHEQGAVHAADGYARATGQVGVCVATSGPGATNLVTGIATAQMDSVPMVVITGQVPSYAIGTDAFQETDIWGITLPIVKHSYVIRRPEDIARIVAEAFHIAGTGRPGPVLVDIPKDIGQQEFDYNPEEVRIDLPGYQPRVKGYLHQIAAAIALIRQSKRPLLYVGGGAVISDAHAEIAELAKRFQLPVTTTLMGKGAYDENNHLSLGMLGMHGTAYANFAVQGCDLLIAVGARFDDRVTGRLDKFAPEAKVIHIDIDPAEVGKNRKPDVPIVGDVKEVLQAILEATSYEETIQTKDWFKQLNEWKEDYPLEVPAYEGVLSPQQVIHEFGKQAPDAYFATDVGQHQMWAAQLIKTGPRKWISSAGLGTMGYGMPAAMGAKVALQNDPVICISGDASIQMNIQELGTLAQYGINIKVIVVNNGWQGMVRQWQESFYNERYSSSNMEVGMPDFVKLAEAFGIKGVKVIEPSDLQSAVAEILAYDGPVFADFRVKRDENCYPMVPPGASNDQMVGLQTPQRSQLSKEAQELASELERTAQLV; this is encoded by the coding sequence TTGCGAACAACGGGTGCATTTGCTCTCATCGACAGTGTGAGAAGACAGGGTGTAAAACATATTTTCGGCTACCCCGGTGGAGCAATTCTGCCAGTGTATGACGAGATTTATAAGGCAGAGGCAAGAGGTGAGATTCAACATTATCTTGTGCGCCATGAACAGGGAGCCGTCCATGCTGCCGATGGATATGCCCGTGCAACTGGACAGGTGGGAGTATGTGTGGCAACTTCAGGACCCGGAGCTACTAACCTCGTCACGGGTATCGCCACCGCGCAAATGGATTCTGTCCCTATGGTAGTAATTACTGGGCAAGTCCCTTCCTATGCGATCGGTACGGATGCATTTCAAGAGACGGATATTTGGGGCATTACTTTACCAATCGTGAAGCATTCCTATGTGATTCGCCGACCTGAAGACATTGCTCGCATCGTTGCTGAAGCTTTTCATATTGCAGGTACTGGTCGCCCTGGTCCTGTATTGGTGGATATTCCGAAGGATATTGGTCAGCAAGAGTTTGACTACAATCCTGAAGAAGTCAGAATTGATCTCCCCGGATACCAACCTCGAGTTAAGGGCTATCTCCATCAGATTGCCGCCGCGATCGCTTTAATTCGCCAATCTAAACGCCCATTACTTTACGTAGGTGGTGGGGCGGTAATCTCTGATGCCCATGCTGAAATTGCGGAACTCGCGAAGCGATTCCAATTACCTGTGACTACAACCCTAATGGGTAAAGGAGCTTATGATGAAAATAATCATCTTTCCCTTGGCATGTTGGGAATGCATGGCACTGCTTATGCCAACTTTGCAGTACAGGGTTGTGATTTATTGATTGCGGTTGGCGCAAGATTTGATGATCGCGTTACAGGTCGTTTGGACAAATTTGCTCCTGAAGCGAAAGTCATTCACATCGACATCGATCCTGCGGAAGTTGGTAAAAATCGCAAGCCTGATGTTCCTATTGTTGGTGATGTTAAGGAGGTATTACAAGCGATCCTCGAAGCTACCAGCTATGAGGAAACTATTCAAACTAAGGATTGGTTTAAACAACTCAATGAGTGGAAAGAAGATTATCCCCTTGAAGTACCTGCCTATGAGGGTGTGCTCTCGCCGCAGCAAGTAATTCACGAGTTTGGTAAACAGGCTCCTGACGCTTATTTCGCAACTGATGTAGGACAACATCAAATGTGGGCAGCACAGTTGATCAAGACTGGTCCTCGTAAATGGATCTCTAGTGCAGGGCTTGGCACGATGGGCTATGGAATGCCTGCAGCCATGGGTGCAAAAGTTGCTCTACAAAATGATCCCGTCATTTGTATTAGTGGTGATGCTAGTATTCAGATGAATATTCAGGAGCTTGGCACATTGGCGCAATATGGCATCAATATCAAGGTGATTGTTGTTAATAATGGCTGGCAAGGTATGGTGCGTCAGTGGCAAGAGAGCTTCTACAATGAGCGCTACTCTTCTTCCAATATGGAAGTAGGGATGCCTGATTTCGTCAAACTTGCTGAAGCCTTTGGAATTAAAGGGGTTAAGGTAATTGAGCCAAGTGACTTGCAATCCGCTGTTGCCGAAATTCTGGCTTATGATGGTCCAGTTTTTGCCGACTTCCGCGTTAAGCGTGATGAGAACTGTTATCCGATGGTTCCCCCTGGAGCAAGTAATGATCAGATGGTCGGTTTACAAACACCTCAGCGATCGCAGTTAAGTAAAGAAGCTCAAGAGCTTGCCTCTGAACTTGAACGTACTGCCCAACTTGTTTAA
- a CDS encoding FAD-binding oxidoreductase — translation MSANSDKDIPVNIYRPANPFTAKCISNEVLVRPGAAGDTRHVKFDISGGDLRYLEGQSIGVVPPGEDKNGKPHKLRLYSIASTRIGDDLDGKTLSLSVKRLEYKNEAGETVKGVCSNFLTDLNPGDEVKLTGPVGKEMLLPDDPNATIIMIATGTGIAPFRAFLWRMFKEKHPDYKFNGLAWLFFGVPTDSAVLYKPDLEWLAYRNKRNFRYDVAISREQKNDKGEKMYIQNRMAEYADEFWELLQKPSTHTYMCGLRGMEDGIAEFMTATAEKSGVVWKDYEKQLKKEGRWHVETY, via the coding sequence ATGAGTGCAAATTCAGACAAAGATATTCCCGTTAATATCTACCGCCCCGCTAATCCATTTACGGCAAAATGTATCTCCAATGAAGTACTGGTTAGACCTGGTGCTGCTGGTGATACTCGCCATGTCAAATTCGATATTTCGGGAGGCGATCTTCGCTACTTAGAAGGTCAAAGTATTGGTGTTGTCCCTCCTGGAGAAGACAAAAATGGCAAACCCCACAAACTTCGCCTTTATTCGATCGCTTCTACCCGCATTGGTGATGACCTTGATGGCAAAACCCTATCTTTAAGTGTCAAACGTCTTGAGTACAAAAACGAAGCAGGCGAAACTGTTAAAGGAGTATGCTCAAACTTCTTGACCGATCTCAATCCAGGTGATGAAGTCAAGCTAACAGGTCCCGTCGGTAAAGAGATGCTCTTGCCTGACGATCCTAATGCCACAATTATTATGATTGCGACAGGTACTGGTATTGCTCCTTTCCGTGCGTTCTTGTGGCGGATGTTCAAAGAAAAGCACCCCGATTATAAATTCAATGGTTTAGCTTGGCTCTTCTTTGGTGTCCCCACCGACAGTGCAGTTTTGTACAAGCCTGATCTGGAATGGCTGGCTTACAGAAACAAGCGTAATTTCCGTTACGATGTTGCCATTAGCCGTGAACAGAAAAACGATAAAGGCGAAAAGATGTATATCCAAAACCGCATGGCTGAATATGCTGATGAGTTCTGGGAACTACTCCAAAAGCCTAGCACCCATACTTATATGTGTGGTTTGCGTGGTATGGAAGATGGTATCGCCGAATTCATGACTGCAACAGCAGAAAAAAGTGGCGTAGTTTGGAAAGATTACGAGAAGCAACTGAAGAAAGAAGGTCGCTGGCACGTTGAGACATACTAA
- a CDS encoding response regulator transcription factor yields the protein MPRLLLIDDDPIISEMVTLNLENAGYQVTQASDGIKGQALAIQLMPDMIILDLMLPRVDGFTVCQRLRRDERTREIPVMMLTAMGQTQDKVEGFNAGADDYLTKPFELEEMLARVRALLRRTNRIIDTAKHGEILIFGSLTLVPERFEAIWFNKTVKLTHLEFELLHCLLQRHGQTVSPSEILKEVWGYEPDDDIETIRVHIRHLRTKLEPDPRHPKYIKTVYGAGYCLELPHDNDNENQEEEVIAEE from the coding sequence ATGCCTAGGCTGCTCTTGATCGATGATGATCCCATAATCTCTGAAATGGTCACGCTCAACCTCGAAAATGCTGGATATCAAGTCACTCAAGCGAGTGATGGCATTAAAGGGCAAGCACTTGCCATTCAGTTGATGCCAGACATGATCATCCTTGACTTGATGTTACCAAGGGTTGATGGTTTTACAGTTTGCCAAAGACTACGTCGCGATGAACGCACCAGAGAAATTCCTGTGATGATGCTCACGGCTATGGGGCAGACTCAGGATAAGGTAGAAGGTTTTAATGCGGGGGCTGATGACTATCTAACCAAACCATTTGAGCTTGAAGAAATGCTTGCAAGAGTACGTGCTTTGTTGCGGCGTACTAACCGAATTATTGATACAGCAAAACATGGTGAGATCTTAATTTTTGGCTCTTTAACCCTTGTACCTGAACGTTTTGAGGCGATCTGGTTTAACAAAACTGTGAAGCTGACACATCTAGAATTTGAGCTATTGCATTGCCTGTTGCAACGTCATGGTCAGACGGTATCACCAAGTGAAATTCTCAAAGAGGTGTGGGGCTATGAGCCTGATGATGACATTGAGACGATCCGCGTGCATATTCGCCATTTACGTACCAAACTTGAACCTGACCCCCGTCATCCGAAATATATCAAAACTGTTTATGGTGCGGGTTATTGTTTAGAGCTGCCCCATGACAATGACAACGAAAATCAAGAAGAAGAAGTGATCGCTGAAGAGTAA